From Pseudoalteromonas sp. DL-6, one genomic window encodes:
- a CDS encoding HDOD domain-containing protein — protein MTDTLQQQRIVNVLHQRAHDLLLGHSFANQQIGFIHTLDLNDGKPVKNRTLLEVEVAAQQKRQQKSTSHQKLQAKTSQKLHTVIETVMAKRLEDIDSVIKDTIGIDDNVPAILDILATRAASVGRLEPLINDLNWLGRELVTLVNLPFYRKQRSKSTSVKVDTPALALRYVGLDNLQLVVPTFCVRHWMPHSTAPFPLLKRRLKDNTMSCAIAAQTLAQLNGVNPMHAFTLGMLLNVGQIALVRLYLKVFDQVWQRKVQRAREEGDKNLHTALLELKPDPLFLTTLLNEKSLLVSAKVIESMSFKYLPFDSVMQQLVNGVAKGDSLLPLAQVILKARCYSQYLNLKEHQLIEDDELQSWFSYYQFTKKELDILQTGNFTNLALQID, from the coding sequence ATGACCGACACATTGCAGCAACAGCGTATTGTTAACGTGCTACATCAACGAGCGCATGATTTGCTACTGGGTCATAGTTTTGCCAACCAGCAAATAGGCTTTATTCATACCTTAGATCTCAATGATGGTAAACCGGTTAAAAATCGTACCTTATTAGAAGTCGAAGTGGCTGCGCAGCAAAAGCGTCAACAAAAAAGCACTTCACATCAAAAGTTGCAGGCAAAAACCAGTCAAAAATTACATACGGTTATTGAGACCGTGATGGCCAAGCGCCTTGAAGACATAGACTCTGTTATTAAAGACACTATTGGCATAGATGACAATGTGCCCGCGATACTTGATATTCTTGCAACTCGTGCGGCATCGGTTGGTCGTTTAGAGCCGTTAATTAACGACTTAAATTGGCTTGGACGAGAGTTGGTTACCTTAGTTAATTTACCTTTTTATCGTAAGCAACGCAGTAAAAGTACCTCAGTCAAAGTAGACACCCCAGCACTGGCATTACGCTACGTCGGTTTAGATAACTTACAACTGGTAGTGCCTACTTTTTGTGTGCGTCACTGGATGCCACACAGCACAGCACCATTTCCGCTATTAAAGCGCAGATTAAAAGACAACACCATGTCCTGTGCCATTGCGGCGCAAACGCTTGCTCAACTTAATGGGGTAAACCCCATGCATGCATTTACCCTGGGCATGTTACTGAATGTGGGGCAAATTGCTTTAGTACGTTTATATTTAAAAGTGTTTGATCAGGTATGGCAACGCAAAGTACAGCGTGCTCGTGAAGAAGGTGACAAAAACCTACATACCGCGTTATTGGAGTTAAAGCCCGACCCGCTATTTTTAACGACACTGCTGAATGAAAAATCATTGCTTGTTAGCGCTAAGGTGATTGAGAGCATGTCATTTAAATATTTGCCGTTTGACAGTGTTATGCAGCAGTTAGTGAATGGAGTAGCAAAGGGCGATAGTTTATTGCCATTAGCGCAAGTAATTTTAAAAGCGCGTTGTTACTCTCAATACTTAAATTTAAAAGAGCACCAGCTTATTGAAGACGATGAATTACAAAGCTGGTTTAGCTATTATCAGTTCACTAAAAAAGAGTTAGATATCTTACAAACGGGCAATTTTACTAATTTGGCACTGCAAATTGATTAA
- a CDS encoding aspartate aminotransferase family protein translates to MTVNRELFDHVMVPNYAPSSVIPVRGEGSRVWDQQGREFIDFAGGIAVNCLGHCHPALVGALKEQGEKIWHLSNVMTNEPALRLAKKMVDATFAEKVYFANSGAEANEAALKLARRFALDKFGAEKSQIIAFNKGFHGRTFFTVTVGGQAAYSDGFGPKPGDIVHCDYNDLAAFEALISDNTCAVMMEPIQGEGGIISPTDEFAQGVRDLCTKHNALLIFDEVQSGVGRTGELYAYQGLNVVPDILTSAKALGGGFPIGAMLTTTEIAQHLKVGTHGSTYGGNPLACAVAEAAFDTVNNPEVLAGVKAKAALFTELLNAINEKYHVFSEIRGQGLLIGAVVNEQYKGRAKEFLVAGTEHGLMSLVAGADVVRFTPSLVIPEADIREGMARFEKAVAHVVNA, encoded by the coding sequence ATGACAGTCAATCGCGAATTATTTGATCACGTAATGGTTCCTAACTACGCACCTTCAAGCGTAATTCCAGTTCGAGGCGAAGGCTCTCGTGTATGGGATCAACAAGGACGAGAGTTTATCGACTTTGCTGGTGGTATTGCCGTTAACTGTCTTGGCCATTGCCATCCTGCATTAGTAGGTGCATTAAAAGAGCAAGGCGAAAAAATTTGGCATTTATCAAATGTAATGACCAACGAGCCAGCGCTTCGCTTAGCTAAAAAAATGGTTGATGCGACCTTTGCAGAAAAAGTTTACTTTGCAAACTCAGGCGCAGAAGCAAACGAAGCGGCACTTAAATTAGCACGTCGTTTTGCGCTTGATAAATTTGGCGCAGAAAAATCGCAAATTATTGCTTTTAACAAAGGTTTTCACGGTCGTACATTCTTCACGGTTACTGTAGGCGGTCAAGCGGCTTACTCTGACGGTTTTGGTCCTAAGCCTGGTGATATTGTTCATTGTGACTACAATGATCTTGCCGCATTTGAAGCACTGATCAGTGACAATACGTGTGCAGTAATGATGGAGCCAATTCAAGGTGAAGGCGGTATTATCTCGCCAACTGACGAATTTGCACAAGGCGTTCGTGATTTATGTACTAAGCACAATGCACTGCTTATTTTTGATGAAGTGCAATCAGGTGTTGGTCGTACAGGTGAGCTTTACGCATACCAAGGTTTAAACGTAGTTCCTGACATTTTAACCTCAGCAAAAGCACTCGGTGGTGGTTTCCCAATTGGCGCTATGCTAACAACCACTGAGATTGCACAGCACCTTAAAGTAGGTACTCATGGTTCTACTTACGGCGGTAACCCACTAGCTTGTGCTGTTGCAGAAGCCGCATTTGATACTGTGAATAATCCAGAAGTATTAGCGGGCGTTAAAGCAAAAGCGGCATTATTTACCGAGCTACTTAATGCGATTAACGAAAAGTACCACGTATTTAGTGAAATTCGTGGCCAAGGTTTATTAATCGGTGCCGTAGTAAATGAGCAGTACAAAGGACGCGCTAAAGAGTTTTTAGTTGCGGGTACTGAGCATGGCTTAATGTCACTTGTGGCAGGTGCTGATGTGGTTCGTTTTACTCCATCTTTAGTAATACCAGAAGCTGATATTCGCGAAGGTATGGCACGCTTTGAAAAAGCAGTAGCCCACGTTGTAAATGCGTAA
- the astA gene encoding arginine N-succinyltransferase — MMILRPIQKSDYAALVTIADESGHGFTSLPNNEELLQKKIAHSVNSFTKTTSQPGDEGYLFVLEDTETGEVVGTSGIEAAVGLDDAFYHYHLSKVIHSSRTLDVYKAVDILTLCNDYTGATELCTLFLKDGYRKNCNGKLLSKARFMFIKQHQQRFAQTVIAEMRGVSDENGSSPFWQWLEEHFFSMDFPTADYLTGIGQKVFIAELMPKYPIYVNLLSKEAQAVIGQVHDNTRPAIQLLKSEGFTFNGYVDIFDAGPTVEAKVDNIATVRNAQNFSVEIGEMTGDTMVLLANDKLEDFRATVAPMAFDSRSNSLVLTQELADALHLKSGDFVTATPV, encoded by the coding sequence ATGATGATCCTTCGCCCAATCCAAAAAAGTGATTATGCAGCTTTAGTAACCATCGCCGACGAGTCGGGACATGGCTTTACTTCTTTACCTAATAACGAAGAGTTATTACAAAAGAAGATTGCACATTCTGTTAATTCATTTACAAAAACCACGTCACAACCCGGTGATGAAGGGTACTTATTTGTACTTGAAGACACTGAAACTGGCGAAGTAGTTGGTACTTCAGGTATTGAAGCGGCAGTTGGCTTAGATGACGCATTTTATCATTACCATTTGAGTAAAGTGATTCACTCTTCGCGCACGCTAGATGTATATAAAGCGGTAGATATTCTCACCCTTTGTAACGACTACACTGGGGCTACAGAGCTGTGTACGCTGTTTTTAAAAGACGGCTATCGTAAAAATTGTAACGGTAAGCTGCTTTCAAAAGCACGCTTTATGTTTATAAAACAACACCAGCAACGCTTTGCACAAACCGTTATCGCAGAAATGCGTGGCGTATCTGACGAAAACGGCAGTAGCCCATTTTGGCAATGGCTTGAAGAACACTTTTTCTCAATGGATTTCCCAACGGCAGATTACCTAACGGGAATCGGGCAAAAAGTGTTTATTGCGGAGTTAATGCCTAAATACCCAATTTACGTCAATTTATTGAGTAAAGAAGCGCAAGCGGTTATTGGTCAAGTACACGATAATACGCGCCCAGCTATTCAGTTATTAAAAAGCGAAGGCTTTACCTTTAATGGTTACGTTGACATTTTTGATGCGGGTCCAACCGTTGAAGCAAAAGTAGATAACATTGCCACCGTTCGTAATGCACAAAACTTTAGTGTTGAAATTGGCGAGATGACAGGCGATACCATGGTATTACTAGCCAATGATAAGCTTGAAGACTTTAGAGCAACCGTAGCGCCAATGGCATTTGATTCGCGTTCTAATAGCCTGGTGCTTACGCAAGAACTTGCTGATGCATTACATTTAAAATCGGGCGATTTTGTTACTGCTACCCCAGTTTAA
- the astD gene encoding succinylglutamate-semialdehyde dehydrogenase has product MTHPAQFINGQWSQGQGTEFNSVNPANNDVIWQASAASAEQVDSAVASAREAFYSWADKSFSERLEIVKTFAATLKEHSEELAVAIAQETGKPLWETRTEAGAMVGKIAIAEKAFLDRTGDVENAMPQGRAMIRHKPHGVVAVFGPYNFPGHLPNGHIVPALLAGNTVVFKPSELTPMVAELTLKLWEKAGLPAGVINLVQGEVETGKALASHKGIDGLFFTGSSRTGHILHEQFAGQPGKILALEMGGNNPLIVKDAEDTLAVVHDIVQSAFISSGQRCTCARKLFLPTGAKGDEILARLITATKAIKVGNYDDADQPFMGSMISAAAAAGMVKAQDELKAMGGEVLVELEHTANTGFVTPGIIECTNINDFPDEEHFGPLLKVFRFDDFDQAIDKANDTSFGLSAGLLSDNQADYDHFLRRIRAGIVNWNRPITGASSAAPFGGIGASGNHRASAYYAADYCAYPVASVELEKVTMPATLSPGLKID; this is encoded by the coding sequence ATGACTCATCCTGCACAATTTATTAATGGTCAATGGTCACAAGGCCAAGGCACAGAATTTAATTCAGTTAACCCTGCAAATAACGACGTTATTTGGCAGGCATCAGCTGCAAGCGCAGAGCAAGTAGATAGCGCTGTAGCATCAGCACGTGAAGCATTTTATAGCTGGGCTGATAAAAGCTTTAGTGAGCGTTTAGAAATTGTAAAAACCTTTGCTGCAACATTAAAAGAGCACAGTGAAGAGCTAGCGGTTGCTATTGCACAAGAAACAGGTAAACCACTTTGGGAAACACGTACTGAAGCGGGCGCTATGGTAGGTAAAATTGCCATTGCTGAAAAAGCATTTTTAGATCGTACAGGTGATGTTGAAAACGCCATGCCGCAAGGTCGTGCGATGATCCGTCATAAGCCACATGGTGTTGTTGCTGTATTTGGTCCTTATAACTTCCCTGGGCACTTACCAAATGGCCACATTGTACCTGCACTTTTAGCTGGTAATACTGTGGTATTTAAACCCTCTGAACTTACACCTATGGTGGCTGAGCTAACCCTTAAACTATGGGAAAAAGCCGGTTTACCAGCAGGGGTTATTAACTTAGTACAAGGTGAAGTAGAAACAGGTAAAGCATTGGCGTCACACAAAGGCATTGATGGTTTATTCTTTACTGGGTCTTCACGTACGGGTCATATTTTACATGAACAGTTCGCAGGTCAACCAGGCAAGATTTTAGCGCTTGAAATGGGTGGTAATAATCCGCTAATCGTTAAAGATGCAGAAGATACCCTCGCTGTAGTGCATGATATTGTGCAGTCTGCGTTTATCTCAAGCGGCCAACGTTGTACATGTGCGCGTAAACTATTTTTACCAACCGGCGCTAAAGGCGATGAAATTTTAGCGCGCTTAATTACAGCGACTAAAGCAATTAAAGTTGGTAACTACGACGATGCTGACCAACCATTTATGGGCTCAATGATATCAGCGGCCGCTGCGGCTGGTATGGTTAAAGCACAAGATGAGTTAAAAGCCATGGGTGGAGAAGTATTAGTTGAGCTTGAGCACACAGCAAATACAGGTTTTGTTACACCGGGTATTATTGAGTGTACAAATATTAATGACTTCCCAGATGAAGAGCATTTTGGTCCACTTTTAAAAGTATTCCGCTTTGACGATTTTGACCAAGCGATTGATAAAGCAAACGACACTAGCTTTGGTTTATCAGCAGGTTTACTAAGTGATAACCAAGCTGATTACGATCATTTCTTACGTCGTATTCGTGCGGGTATTGTTAACTGGAACCGCCCAATTACAGGTGCTTCAAGTGCTGCACCGTTTGGTGGTATTGGTGCCTCAGGTAATCACAGAGCAAGCGCTTATTACGCTGCCGATTACTGTGCATACCCTGTTGCGTCTGTGGAACTTGAAAAAGTAACCATGCCGGCAACATTAAGCCCAGGCTTAAAAATAGATTAA
- a CDS encoding DUF3802 family protein — MVLNRQGYDDLIMYLTQNLAMFEKPGEIKPGAPTVIELIEDVIAENVILICQQHPDLSTEQRSQIVREVDGIVYDLQEVLSSVTSHTVTVEQHAFIDEFAGLVKNLFDNAIN, encoded by the coding sequence ATGGTTTTAAACAGGCAAGGGTACGATGATTTAATAATGTACCTAACTCAGAATTTAGCGATGTTTGAGAAACCAGGCGAAATAAAGCCCGGCGCACCAACCGTTATTGAGTTAATTGAAGATGTCATTGCCGAAAATGTGATACTCATTTGCCAACAGCATCCTGACCTTTCTACTGAGCAACGTAGCCAAATTGTACGCGAAGTTGATGGTATTGTTTACGATTTACAAGAAGTACTTAGTAGTGTGACTTCCCACACTGTTACAGTCGAACAGCATGCTTTTATTGACGAGTTTGCTGGGCTAGTCAAAAACTTATTTGATAACGCAATTAATTAA
- a CDS encoding OsmC family protein — translation MQANVKWVEGNTYIGRSNSNHNVVFDAGSDGAAPSPMEMVLMSVGGCSSVDVVSILKKTKQDFSSVDVQLTAERAETAPRVFTKINLHFVVTGNNVSEKHLERAVSLSAEKYCSVALMLDKTVEITHSHEVVQDQGK, via the coding sequence ATGCAAGCAAATGTAAAATGGGTTGAAGGTAATACGTATATAGGTCGCTCTAACAGCAACCATAATGTGGTATTTGATGCGGGTAGTGATGGAGCTGCACCGAGTCCAATGGAAATGGTACTGATGTCTGTGGGTGGTTGTTCGTCGGTTGATGTTGTTAGCATTTTAAAAAAAACCAAACAAGACTTCTCATCAGTTGATGTGCAGTTAACTGCTGAGCGAGCAGAAACAGCCCCGCGGGTGTTTACAAAAATTAATTTACACTTTGTTGTAACTGGTAATAATGTCTCTGAAAAACACTTAGAACGAGCGGTTTCGCTTTCCGCTGAAAAGTATTGTTCTGTTGCATTAATGCTTGATAAAACAGTAGAAATTACTCATAGCCACGAAGTTGTTCAAGATCAGGGAAAATAA
- the speD gene encoding adenosylmethionine decarboxylase produces the protein MNKPFDKLKLHGFNNLTKSLSFSIYDICYAKTEQQRKEYIEYIDEQYSADRLTDILGDVVDIIGANILNVARQDYEPQGASVTILVSEEPVEEQQNYDADEAPGPLPDSVVAHLDKSHICVHTYPEAHPDDGICTFRADIEVSTCGIISPLKALNFLIHSLESDVVTIDYRVRGFTRDVNGVKHYIDHAINSIQNFMTEDTKEAYQMMDVNVYQENLFHTKMMLKETDLNTYLFGISTDDLSDDEEEEIRSKLTREMQEIFYGRNLPDTE, from the coding sequence ATGAACAAACCCTTCGATAAACTTAAACTTCATGGCTTTAATAATTTAACCAAAAGCTTAAGCTTTAGTATTTACGATATTTGCTATGCAAAAACAGAGCAACAACGTAAAGAATACATAGAATATATCGATGAGCAGTATAGTGCAGATAGACTAACCGACATTTTAGGCGATGTGGTTGATATTATTGGTGCCAATATATTAAACGTTGCACGTCAAGATTACGAGCCACAAGGTGCCAGCGTAACTATTTTAGTTTCAGAAGAGCCGGTAGAAGAGCAGCAAAATTATGATGCTGATGAAGCGCCAGGACCATTACCTGACTCAGTGGTTGCACACCTTGATAAAAGCCATATATGCGTTCACACATACCCTGAAGCACACCCTGATGATGGCATTTGTACTTTCCGTGCGGATATTGAAGTATCAACCTGTGGCATTATTTCACCACTTAAAGCGTTAAACTTCTTAATTCATAGTCTTGAGTCTGATGTGGTAACGATTGATTACCGTGTACGTGGCTTTACCCGTGATGTAAACGGCGTTAAACATTACATTGATCATGCAATTAACTCGATTCAAAACTTCATGACAGAAGATACCAAAGAAGCGTACCAAATGATGGACGTGAACGTGTATCAAGAAAATCTGTTCCACACCAAAATGATGTTAAAAGAAACCGACTTAAACACCTATTTATTTGGTATTTCTACAGATGATTTGTCAGATGACGAAGAAGAAGAAATTCGTTCAAAACTGACGCGTGAAATGCAAGAAATATTCTATGGCCGTAATCTGCCAGATACAGAATAA
- a CDS encoding M24 family metallopeptidase has product MQNNKCVFLLTFILILLSPVIKAAEPPTILSMKERAAFIDSITEKRIKTLLPTLMQQHNIDMWLMISREYNEDPILKTMLPATWLSARRTTILLFAVNKQGGVDAFAIAPYKIGSIFKKAWDKQALPNQWRALNELIEQYQPRNIALNTSTDWAHADGLVLGDYKQLMSTLPKPYQSKIISAEPLAVSWLEQRIPEEVDMYKHIVSIAHHIIAEGFSSNTITVGETTSDDLVWWFRERVRELKLQTWFHPSIAIQRADSKSFDHEDSFTNGYADNVIQAGDLLHVDFGINYLRLNTDTQQHAYVLKPGETKAPDYLVDALKKGNKLQDIFTAEFTAGKTGNQVLKAAREKAIAQGLKPTIYTHPLGYHGHAAGTTLGMWDAQQGVPGDGDYPLHLNTAYSIELNNAVFIKPWNKEIKIMLEEDAMFDKTGVWYLNGRQTELLLVK; this is encoded by the coding sequence ATGCAAAACAATAAATGCGTTTTTTTACTCACTTTTATACTCATACTCCTTAGCCCTGTAATTAAAGCCGCTGAGCCTCCTACTATTTTATCAATGAAGGAAAGGGCCGCGTTTATCGATAGCATTACCGAAAAACGTATTAAAACGTTATTGCCCACATTAATGCAGCAACACAATATAGATATGTGGCTAATGATAAGCCGCGAATATAATGAAGACCCGATATTAAAAACCATGCTGCCTGCTACATGGCTCTCGGCAAGGCGCACCACTATTTTATTATTTGCAGTTAACAAACAAGGCGGTGTTGACGCCTTTGCAATTGCACCTTACAAAATAGGAAGCATCTTTAAAAAGGCCTGGGATAAGCAAGCACTGCCCAATCAGTGGCGCGCACTTAATGAGCTAATTGAGCAATACCAACCACGAAATATTGCCCTTAATACATCAACAGACTGGGCTCATGCCGATGGCTTGGTACTGGGCGATTATAAACAATTAATGTCTACCCTACCTAAACCATATCAAAGCAAAATAATATCAGCCGAGCCGCTGGCTGTTTCATGGCTTGAACAACGTATTCCCGAAGAAGTAGATATGTATAAGCATATTGTATCTATTGCCCATCATATTATTGCTGAGGGATTCTCCAGTAATACCATTACGGTTGGAGAGACAACCAGCGACGATTTAGTGTGGTGGTTTAGAGAGCGGGTAAGGGAGCTTAAGCTGCAAACGTGGTTTCATCCTAGCATTGCAATACAACGCGCCGACAGCAAATCGTTCGACCATGAAGACAGCTTTACCAACGGCTATGCCGATAATGTTATTCAAGCAGGCGACTTATTACATGTCGATTTTGGCATTAATTATTTGCGCTTAAATACCGACACTCAACAACACGCGTATGTTTTAAAACCAGGCGAGACAAAAGCTCCCGATTACCTAGTTGATGCGTTAAAAAAGGGTAATAAGCTACAAGACATTTTTACAGCTGAATTTACAGCTGGTAAAACAGGTAATCAGGTTTTAAAAGCCGCCCGTGAAAAAGCCATTGCACAGGGGTTAAAGCCCACTATTTATACTCACCCGCTTGGCTATCATGGTCATGCAGCTGGCACTACATTAGGTATGTGGGATGCTCAGCAAGGTGTACCGGGGGATGGCGATTACCCGCTGCATTTAAACACGGCATATTCTATTGAGCTTAACAATGCGGTGTTTATAAAACCGTGGAATAAAGAAATAAAAATAATGCTAGAAGAAGACGCCATGTTTGATAAAACCGGTGTGTGGTATCTCAATGGCCGGCAAACCGAGTTATTACTCGTTAAGTAA
- a CDS encoding aromatic amino acid transport family protein: MTTSQGATLSNAPAQDAHTSKSKWNLHDTQWTLSLFGTAVGAGILFLPINIGIGGFWPLIIMACLAFPMTFLAHRGLARFVLSSKNKDADFTDVVEEHFGVNAGRLISLLYFLSIFPILLIYGVGLTNTVDSFMVNQLGMESPSRVVLSGVLVAVMIGLMMGGERLMLRAFAILVYPLVGILFFLSLYLIPSWQMPDTALPELGSFSKTLWLSIPIIVFSFSHAAAISSFVNKQRSHYDDLATSKSEAILKRTSLLLITFVLLFVFSCVLSLTGDQMAAAKAANVSVLSYLANITENSFIATLGPLVAFIAIMSSFLGHFLGARESFTGLVTKHSSMSPKVADKVGAVLMFFAIWFCAVKNPSILDMMDQLSGPIIAMILFIMPMIAVYKVPSLQKYRNRLSTLFVLAVGSLAVCALLYSMLS, from the coding sequence ATGACAACATCTCAAGGTGCAACGCTTTCAAATGCACCAGCACAAGACGCACACACGTCTAAATCAAAATGGAACCTGCATGATACGCAGTGGACACTGAGCCTTTTTGGCACCGCAGTGGGTGCTGGTATTTTATTTTTACCGATTAATATTGGTATTGGTGGTTTTTGGCCGCTGATTATTATGGCGTGTTTAGCCTTTCCTATGACCTTTTTGGCGCACCGTGGTTTGGCGCGTTTTGTATTATCATCAAAAAATAAAGATGCTGACTTTACCGATGTAGTAGAAGAACACTTTGGCGTAAACGCGGGTCGACTGATCTCCTTGTTATACTTTTTATCAATTTTTCCTATTTTGCTCATTTACGGTGTGGGTTTAACCAATACGGTAGACAGCTTTATGGTCAATCAATTAGGAATGGAGTCGCCGTCACGCGTTGTGCTTTCAGGTGTACTTGTTGCTGTTATGATTGGCTTAATGATGGGCGGTGAACGCTTAATGCTGCGCGCCTTTGCTATTTTAGTTTACCCGTTAGTAGGTATTTTATTCTTTTTGTCTTTGTATTTAATCCCAAGTTGGCAAATGCCCGATACAGCCTTGCCTGAGCTAGGTAGCTTTAGTAAAACACTTTGGTTATCGATTCCTATTATTGTGTTTTCGTTTAGCCATGCAGCAGCTATTTCAAGCTTTGTTAATAAACAACGCAGTCACTACGATGACCTAGCAACGTCTAAGTCAGAAGCAATTCTAAAACGTACCAGCTTATTACTGATCACCTTTGTTTTGTTATTTGTGTTCTCATGTGTGTTATCGCTTACCGGAGACCAAATGGCTGCAGCAAAAGCGGCAAACGTCTCTGTTTTATCTTACTTGGCTAATATTACAGAAAACTCATTTATTGCAACGCTGGGGCCTTTGGTTGCCTTTATTGCGATAATGTCGTCGTTTTTAGGCCACTTTTTAGGGGCACGCGAAAGCTTTACTGGGTTAGTGACTAAACACTCAAGCATGAGCCCTAAAGTGGCTGATAAAGTGGGTGCGGTACTGATGTTTTTCGCTATTTGGTTCTGCGCGGTTAAAAACCCAAGCATACTAGATATGATGGATCAGTTATCAGGCCCAATCATTGCGATGATTTTATTCATTATGCCAATGATTGCAGTTTATAAAGTGCCTAGCTTACAAAAATACCGTAACCGTTTAAGTACCTTATTTGTACTGGCTGTTGGTTCATTAGCAGTGTGTGCGTTACTGTACAGCATGCTTAGCTAA
- a CDS encoding alpha/beta hydrolase codes for MSKDILFHTIFVHETSKTWVVFVHGAGGSSAIWFRQLKAYKKEYNVLLLDLRGHGKSNDLLQNFVDNNYSFNNVSKDIINVLDHNNITSAHFVGISLGTILIRNIAEIAPQYVSSMVLGGAVTRFNTRSNTLVYLGNTFKHLLPYMWLYRLFAFIMMPKKRHKESRLLFVREAKRLCQKEFIKWFKLAMDVNPLMQYFKEKDIDIPILYIMGKEDHMFLGPVKEMVKRHKNSVLQTIHHCGHVCNVERPDLFNQHSLAFIAQQNR; via the coding sequence ATGAGCAAAGACATTCTTTTCCATACTATTTTTGTGCACGAAACCAGTAAAACATGGGTAGTATTTGTCCATGGCGCAGGGGGTAGTTCGGCAATCTGGTTTCGTCAGCTAAAAGCTTATAAAAAAGAATATAATGTGTTGTTGCTTGATCTTCGTGGTCACGGTAAATCTAATGATCTATTACAAAACTTTGTAGATAATAATTACTCATTTAATAATGTCTCTAAAGACATTATTAATGTGTTAGATCATAACAATATCACCAGCGCACACTTTGTTGGTATTTCATTGGGCACAATTCTTATTCGAAATATTGCAGAAATCGCCCCGCAATATGTTTCTAGCATGGTGCTAGGTGGAGCGGTTACTCGTTTTAACACTCGAAGTAATACCTTGGTTTATTTAGGCAATACCTTTAAACACTTGTTGCCTTACATGTGGCTGTATCGTTTATTTGCTTTTATTATGATGCCGAAAAAGCGTCATAAAGAGTCTCGACTTTTGTTTGTTCGTGAAGCAAAACGCTTGTGCCAAAAAGAGTTTATAAAATGGTTTAAATTAGCCATGGACGTAAATCCTTTAATGCAGTATTTCAAAGAAAAAGACATTGATATACCCATTCTTTACATTATGGGTAAAGAAGATCACATGTTCCTTGGCCCGGTTAAAGAAATGGTAAAGCGCCATAAAAATAGCGTACTGCAAACAATTCACCATTGCGGCCATGTTTGTAACGTGGAACGCCCAGACTTATTCAATCAACACTCGCTTGCTTTTATCGCCCAACAAAATCGTTAG
- the cysQ gene encoding 3'(2'),5'-bisphosphate nucleotidase CysQ encodes MNQTELLEETLILAREAGSAIMGIYNKDFNVEYKADESPVTDADLAAHKIIIAGLKKLTPDIPVLSEESADIGWDVRQTWKSYWLVDPIDGTKEFIKKNGEFTVNIALIENGKPVLAVVDAPALGVSYIAAEAIGAFKDKGDERIELKVTTKSNKGLIRVVGSRSHPSPDLAEFVKRFDEVEMVSKGSSLKLCLVAEGSADIYPRLGPTCEWDTGAGHAIAEIAGAKVTQLDGSPLIYNTKDEYLNPYFVVSAIEE; translated from the coding sequence ATGAACCAAACTGAACTGCTAGAAGAAACCCTTATTCTCGCTCGCGAAGCGGGAAGCGCGATTATGGGTATTTACAACAAAGACTTTAACGTTGAATACAAAGCTGATGAAAGCCCCGTAACCGACGCCGACTTAGCAGCTCATAAAATCATTATTGCCGGACTAAAAAAGCTCACCCCAGACATTCCTGTGCTTAGTGAAGAAAGCGCCGATATTGGTTGGGACGTACGCCAAACATGGAAAAGCTATTGGCTGGTTGACCCAATTGATGGCACCAAAGAATTTATTAAAAAGAACGGCGAGTTTACCGTTAATATTGCCCTAATCGAAAACGGCAAACCAGTTTTAGCTGTGGTTGATGCCCCTGCGCTAGGTGTATCGTACATAGCCGCTGAAGCCATTGGTGCTTTTAAAGATAAAGGCGATGAGCGCATCGAGCTTAAAGTCACCACCAAGTCTAACAAAGGCCTTATTCGTGTTGTAGGCAGTCGCTCGCACCCCTCTCCTGATTTAGCTGAATTTGTAAAACGCTTTGATGAGGTTGAAATGGTGTCAAAAGGCAGCTCACTTAAACTGTGTTTAGTCGCCGAAGGCAGTGCCGACATTTACCCGCGCTTAGGCCCAACTTGTGAATGGGATACAGGAGCAGGCCATGCGATTGCCGAAATAGCCGGTGCAAAAGTCACTCAACTTGATGGCAGCCCGCTTATTTACAACACCAAAGATGAATACTTAAATCCGTATTTTGTGGTGAGTGCGATAGAAGAATAA